The sequence below is a genomic window from Brettanomyces bruxellensis chromosome 9, complete sequence.
ACATCGCTTCCTTCACTGAAGAGTTCGAGACTTTGCCAGCAGGTAAGGCTTCAGCTGCTGCTGccgatgaagaagatgatgatgtcGATCTCTTCGATGATGacgaagaggaagatgcCGAAGCTGAGAAGCTCAAGGCTGAGAGAGTTGCTGCATACCAGGCTAAGAAGGCTGGTAAGCCAAAGGCTGCCGCCAAGTCTCTTGTTACCGTCGATATCAAGCCATGGGATGACGAGACCGATCTTGAAGCCATGTTGAAGTTCGTTAAGAGCATCAAGATGGACGGTTTGGTGTGGGGTTCTCACAGTTTCGTCGATGTTGGTTTCGGTATCAAGAAGTTGCAGATCAACGTTGTTGTTGAGGATGACAAGGTCTCCGTTGAGGATGATGTCAAGGAGAAGGTCGAGGAAGATGGTGAGGAGTGGGTCCAGTCTGTTGACATTGTCGCCATGGCCAAGTTGTAAGTTGCTGGGCCGTCTTTCCTTGCTGAAAATCCCAAGAGCAGTActctttttgctctttcccttttcttttatatCTTTACTCCTATGATTGTTGTCTGTATTCTCGTATAATTTAAAAAGAGCAGCTACCATCTATTTTGATTCTGCCTGGAAAGCGTAATGTCgtaaataatatatagaATAGGGTCTAGTGCTGGCCATATAACTTCACCTAGCACGGAAGAAAATCAATTCCCGCACCCTGCCACTTCCTGCCGGCAAGAATATCGTCAAGACTCCTACCATCTCGCCAATGCTGCTTCACTATCTCCATTATCGTCTTAATCGTCCCCATGTTGACCGTCCTGTACAACTTCTCCATGTAATTCAGCACCTTTCGTCTTTCGTCCACCTCCTTGCACCACAGACCCACCTCAAGGATCGGCCAAACCATCTGCGTGACAGTTGGGCCTTCCCAGTTCATTCCGTCATAGACGGCCAAGAATTCCCTAACTAGGCAATCGATCTTCTCCGTGTAGTTTTGGCCCATTCTGCAGATGTCAATGAGATAAATGTAAGCGGCGATTGCCCAGCATTGTGCCCCCTTTAGTCTCTCCGCATAGGGAGCATCAAATCCGTCCAAACTGGGTGGAACATAGTCCCGATACCGAAGAATCTCCATCTCCATAGTCTGAAACCGGGAATTGCGCTCTATTTCCGTAATTTCCGACTTCCCCTGCTGCCAGTAGCCACCCACATCATGCCGCAATGAGCACATCTTGTTGAGCACCTGGAATATCTCTCCGGGGCAGCCGTTCATCTTGGCTGTGGACACAAGTTCGTTTTTGCTGCCGTACCATTCCGGTTTTGAGAACGGGAGTCGGTAATCTGGACTGACCAAGGCTGAAACAGTGTCAAACCACGATAAAACACAGATCATGGTCTGAGACTGCGTGATCCTCCGGAGCAGAGTGCAGTAAACTTTGTCGGAAACAATCGAAGCAAACAACTTGAAGAAGGTCCTGCTAAGCGCCGACCTGCCGGACTCAAGAATCGCAAACAAGATGTGGACGTAAAGCAGCAAGAGAATCACGAAGAAGTTCgatctctttcttttgcgtgtctccttcttcaagttcttcatCACCCTCCCCACTATGCATGTGGCCTCGTAGGTACTCTGGGACATTTCCTCTTCCGGAGTGCCATACAAGTTTCTGGCCCAGTGTGCCTGTCTCTGGCCGCTTGACAAAGTATCGTCCTTCGATTTTACgtatttcatcaaatactTCATGGTCGTGTCAATGTGCTGCACCCCTTTCTGGTAGAACTTGTCCCCTCGGCTGTCCACATACATGTGAATTGAGCTTAACGATAGAAAGCACGATCTCGCCAACTCGTATCCGCAAAACCGGATCATCATCTCGGGCCAAGGATTGTGTGGATGTGCATCCAAAAGATAGATCACCTTCTCGAAGAAGTGCCGCATTAGCACTTCATCCTGGGGCGATGATCTCTGGAATTCCAACATCTTCTCCTCGCTGCTATCTGCAGCAAATAGGTCTGGGTCTGGCTTTAAAGCAAGTGTTTGCATCTTTTCCGCCTGCTTATCCTCTGATTGGTCCTGGACCGCCGAAAATGACCCTATCTCCTCGTTCAAATTCCGACTGGGCAGCTTTGCTTTCGACTTAAATGGTGATAGAGCAATTTCCCTCGGTCGCAACTCGTTGAAGTTGTTATCCAGTAGATAGTCCAGTCCGTCATACAAAGCATCCTCAAACTGAAACGGGTCGGCAATGTCCACATCGCTGCTTTTATCTGAACTCTGATCTGTGCTGCTCTCTTGCTCCAACTGGTCTGCTCCATAGCTTCGAAATGCACTCATGAAGTCTGTGCTTAATCCTGCCATTTGTGTTTCAGCTCCCACATCTGGgcttgttttcttctcagGTTGCACTCTTGACTTTTTTGTGatgctcttcttcttatccttGTCCACCTTAGAAAGCCGCCTCTTCATCCGAGGCCGACCTCTAAATCCAAACTTCTTCTCACCTTTCGAATTATACGAAATATTCACCGGACCCTGGTTTCTGGGATCATCCACATCAAACACTAGTTGAAGACTATATCCTTCACATTTCCGGCCGGATTTTAGACAATTCATGCAGAACGGTTTTGTTTCATCGCATTTCCGTCTTCTCCTCTTACATGTCAGACAGCCGTTTCTAGATCTCGTTCCTTTATTCACCATACGGTATATTTCCATGAAATTGTTTTTGCAAATACGCACGATGGCCCTTGAATGTTAATGTCGCAGTTAGTTTTAACTAAAATACCCATCGGTGTTTCTCTCACATATATACTTCGGATAAACACATCCCCGGCTATGGTATCGAAACAAAGGACTTTCCGCTTCATCAACGAATCTATTGATAAGGAAAAGCATCTTTCTTCGGTAGACGAATGTCCCGATAAGGAAATCGTAAGCGccgaaatgaaagaaaaaataaaaataaaatcagaacaagataaaaaaataagcatCGGAAAAGAGAAGCGCCGATGTGGTTACCGAGGCCAAACTAATACCGCACGACAATACAAAGATTGTTGTGTGCCGTAATGTGCTACTGTGTTGTCCTTATACGttatttaatatttgtATTCATACACATAAACGGTCtatttaaagaaaagcataatTCTTGTCGTAGGTCTAAGAGCTAATTCCAAGATCGGACAAAAGCGTAGAAATCATGCACTGACCAACATTTATGAAGTAATCGAGATGATGATCAATGATTTCCTCAGTGTCGAGTGCAGCAAGCCAGTTGCCATCGGAAATAGCCTCAAGAGCCGAGGTAGAAACACTATCCCAGTCCTGTAACTCGTGGCAAAGAGACCAACATCCTCTAGTTTGAAGTGTTGACTCATCCTCACTGATTCTGACTTCAGAGCCACAATGTGAAAAGTCCATCACGGCGAATGGAACGAGGGGAACAATATCACCGTAATGCGTAACTCTGGTGTATGTGTTTGTTGGAAGTTCATCACCGCTACCAGATTTCAAGAAGCTAGTGAGAGAAGTGGTGTCGTACCAGTCATCCATCCATGAAGCGAAGTTTGGGTCTCCGACCTTTGGACTACCAAAGTTGATAAGCGTGACATCCATTCCAACCAATCTCAACTCATTGGCAGCAAGAACGGCCAATGAAGCTCCCAAGGAGTGGCCAGTGACATCAATCTCAAAGTCTGGGAACTTCTCGTGAAGCTCAACCATCTTCTTGAAAGCATCTTTCATGAACACACTTGTGGCGTCATAGAAGCCGGTGTGCACCTTACAGTTCTTGCACGTGAAATCAACTGTGTTGATACCCTCGCTCACAGTGTAAGGAACGTACTTCGAATGGGTGGTTGCAAAGTCAATTGCCCACTCCTCAAGAGTAGTCGTTCCCTTGAAGATCAAGACGATTCTCTGGGTGGTGTTATCCTGAACAATGAGGCCAGAAACATCGCTGTCAAACTGGTATATAACCTGCTGATTGTCGGTATTGTCGGTACAGGAGGAAATTGAACATGCAGTAGTCATGTTTCCGTCTTTCAAGGCGTTAACTGGCATGCAGTAGGCTAGAGAACAGTATTCTGCAAACTGCACAAGCTCACTCCTGACATTTGGGAAGTTCGTCGTTGGTGGCTCCGCAAAGCACTCTTCAAGAGCACTAAATAGGGAAGCCGAACGGACGACACCCAAAAACAAGAAtgtgaaaagaatgttTAGCTTCATGGTTCAATCTGGACTGACAAAAGCTGAGCTTATCCTTGCTTAACTTGTTTTAACCATGTTTAAACGTTTTTGAGGGGGGCATTTTACTTTACATCTTTTGGAAACTGCACCGATTAAATACTTGACTGGTTGCATCTGCTTTCGGTGGTTATAATCAATAAATCCCGTCTGTCCATAAATACAAATACGCTGCTATGTCCTGTTGAGGCCGTTATAACTCCTCGTATAGTCCTCAGGTCGTACCTGTGCATATTGTTCCTCATAAATTCACCGTTGAGCAGTTTCCCCATCTCTAACAATTGCacagaaaaaattaatcaaAACTATCCAATTTGTTGGGGATCCTTCTATTTTCTGGCTCAATTAATTATTCGCCCCATCCATGATTTCTCTATCTGTAGGGTTCCCTCCATTTCCGTCGTATCAACAATGCTTTTTCgcagaaagaaattttaatGAAAGTCACATATGCTTATTGTGCTTGAAAATAAACGATGGTAATGagtttttcatcattgaaattttcactGAATCTTCACTTTTGCTCGTATCTCGGtatttacctttttttgtcGCAGCTTTTTTCACGCGAAgtacttttcaaaaaaaactgCCACAAACGaccttttaaaaaatagCATTATACTTATGCCAAGACAGACAGCTCGAGATTAAGATACGCTCAGTGTATATTGGCTGAGAAGCTTTAAAGCTTGGAATATAACTGAGTAAAGGTCCTGACTAACAGATGCAAAACCAATCTAATTTACATAACAGTTTGCCCAACACAGCCTTATCGTATACCAACGGGGTTTGCTCCCAAGTGCTCGTTTTGGTACTTCATGTACTTAATGGTTTTTGATTGCTTTCATGCAAAACCCTCAATTCTACTTGTTATCCGAAATTGGACATCTACGCTAACTTTAGAAATGTCTTTAGCCTTCATCGGCAATTAAGTAGTATGTCTGGCCCAAATTATTTTCCAAATGTGTTACCAATACTCCCTGTTAAGGTAATGTAGTAGCATCCCAACCGTTTACGAACACCCAAAATAATTAGTAATGTCATTTGCAAACTTTCTGCAGCTGTCTTTATCATAGAAGAATCggaaaattatattttaacGTTGAGCTCGGTAGTATATTTTAGAGTAAAAAGTACACTTAGACACTTTAGTATCACATTTTCTTGGCATTTCTACAAAAAGGTGTTATTCATAGTTCAACTAAAGCCAATATTTCTCGCTGTAGCCTCGAAGTGTTCATTTTTATGTGGCTGATGGTAGCATTTCCGGCGGAATTTTCGATCATATCTCACACTCTATAAATATTCTATCTTGATGTGTCTGTGTTTAAATCTCCATATTCACAGGAATAACTAAAAGCCGAAGAGATTTACGAAGTAACTCCGGGTgttgaatatgtattggGATTGTTTAAAGCCGTTAAAAGGGTGAAGTACGtgaagtattgtatgtATTACGAGTGGGAACTTAATTTGATCTCGTTATTTTCGTATTAAACGATGAATAtagttttctttcattgAAATCCGGTTGAAAGCCTTCTCGAGCCCTGCTTTGGTCAGGTTTAGGCAGTGGTACAAATAGTAATCTTAACTGGACAGTAAACGTAGTATATTCGTCAATAGTCGCGTCTATATAAGACTTTCCTACCTTGTTTTATTGAAGATACCTCACTTTTAAGTATTAGTGGTATTTCAGTATGTTCATTACTCCTTTACCTATCTTTTTCATACCTTCTTTTTGAGCTCTTTTTGTATCATTTGCTTTTCGAACTTTAAAACATACCACCCTCCAGCCAACGAAAACTTTACAAAGTAATTGCTGTCACCTTCAACTATCTCAATGAATATTGTGGTATGTTTCAGTATTGgtaatttttgtttctcttCTGTCTGTTAATTAATTAAAACTTATATTTCCTTACGTTCAAAGCTCTTGCTCTGGGTCATCATATACTATAGGATCTACTTACATTTTTAAGTGATATatatcaaatataaaatattctTTGTTGACCTTACGGGTTTTCAGAAGGATTCAACTTTATGACACACCGGCGGTTGTGGAAAGCCTAAATAGGTCGCATCCATACACCACAAGCAGGACAAAAAATCTTAAGTCAAATCTCGGGCCTCCAATTTTTCACTCACCATAGCCATGCTTATCTAGAGCATTTCAATTTAAACAACAGTTTAAATGATAACCATACGCAGGGAGAACTTGTACAATAGGTCCAAATACaggaatatttgaaaaaatatggtGGAAGTGAATGCTATTTTCTCTGGGTGCAACTGTGAGTTGCAGGTTTTCGATTACAATGATCAAACACGCAGAATAGCATATGGAGCAGGAAATACAGTTGCAATAACCACgccattttcaaagaatctTGATGTCCGTCTTTGCCAAACACTCAAGAGCCACACTGCAATTGTTACGGTGGTAAAATGGCTGCCGGAACATCAACTTCTTATCTCTGGGGCTGAAGATGGTGTCACTAATATCTGGAAATATACAGATGACGGTACATTTAGCATCAAGCAaacatttgaagaagatgaagagaagaGCAGCATTACGTGCATAAATAGTCCTGCTGGATATGAGAAGATATTAATAGTAGGCCGTGCATCCGGCGCAGTTGAAGTGTGGAGTATGGCTGAAGACggaagtgaaaaattcagCTTATTTGGAAAATTCGAGATCAACTCCGAGTTCTATCCGTTATCGGTTAGTGCAATTGAGGTGAGGCCAGAGCAGCTGGTTGTGTTTGTTGGGGGCACGAAACCAAACCTATACGTGTACAGTTTGGACCTCAACAATGCAGAATCCATAACTTGTGCTGCCAAATTGGAAGGACACGAAGACTGGATTAGAGCTTTGGCAGTTAAGCGAATAGACGAGGACGAGTTTGTGATTGCAAGCGGCTCCCAGGACAGATGGATCAGGCTCTGGAAGCTGTGCCTCAACGAGAAAATCGACAACTCGGACCAGGACAAGTCGAAATTGCGGCTTCTCTCCAACAAGCTGTATAAATTCACGATTGGGGGCAGCACAAGGTGTGCAGTGAACTTCGATGCGATCATAATGGGCCACGATGATTGGATATCGAGTCTCTGCTGGCATGCAACGGAGATGCGGCTTCTTTCTGCGTCTGCAGACTCGTCGATTATAGTTTGGGAGCCGGATCCAGTAAGTGGAGTGTGGATTTCGAAAGTCCGGCTTGGTGAGATGGCAATCAAGGGTGCTTCGACTGCCACGGGCTCATCCGGTGGGTTCTATTGCTCCAGATGGATAGTGGACGAGGTGTACGGGCGTGAGATTGTGCTTACAAACGGGAAAACCGGCTCTTTTAGGTGCTGGTATCACGAAAACGAGCCTAAGGACACAAGTCTAGGTCCAAAGACGGCTGAATATTTGCAGAACGCGTCACTAACTGGACCATCCGGTAAGGTGACGGATGTGGAATGGTCCAAAACTGGAGAATACTTGCTTGCAACATCGCTGGACCAGACTACGAGGCTTTTTGCACAGTGGACGAAGCACAGTCGTGAAGAGCAGGCGGGAAGATGCAATTTGGACACGGATAAGGCTCCATGGCACGAATTCTCGAGGCCGCAGATCCATGGCTACGATATGATCTGCGTTAAGCCAATTACAGAGACGCGGTTTGCGTCTGCCGGGGACGAAAAGGTGATCCGAGTGTTCGACGAGCCGAAATCGGTTGCAGATCTCCTTTTACAGTTGACAAATGTGGCAGGCGGCAACGAGAGCATGCCGGAGAGTGCCAGCCTCCCAGTATTGGGCCTTTCTAACAAGGCAGACCTGGAAGACATCGAGGAAGAGATTGAAAAGGAGGCGGATCGTCCAGAGTCGGGAGACGAGCTTCGGAGATCGCCGGATGAGTCTGATGGGCCAGAAAAGCATGCGAAAACCAACATGTTGGCCGGGTTGCAGGCCCCACCTTTGGAGGATCACCTCCAGAGATACACGCTTTGGCCCGAGAAGGAGAAACTATACGGCCATGGGTTTGAGATCACGACACTTGACGTGTCGCCGGACGGCAAACTGATAGCTTCGGCCTGCAGATCGAACTCTGAGAAGCATGCTGCGATCCGGTTGTTCAACACGGACAACTGGCAGCAGCTAGACCAAACACTGGCAGGCCACGAACTCACCATCACGCGTATTCGGTGGTCTCCTACCGGAGAGTATCTCTTGAGTGTTTCGAGGGACAGGATGTTTTCGTTGTGGCAAAAAGGCGAAGATGGACAGTTTGTGCGTCTCGCATTGCAGCCGAAGGCACACACGAGGATCATATGGGACTGCTGCTGGATCCCAAGCTCAATCTGCCGGTGCATGTTTGTCACAGGTGCCAGAGACAGGAAAATCAAGGTTTGGGAGCTCGAGAATGCTGCCCAGACCACAGTGAGCAACATCTGCACTAGTGAGCGGTTCAGTTCTGCTGTGACTGCACTCGATGCATATTCCGGGTCTGTTGTAAAGCACGCAATACTCGCAGTTGGCCTAGATAACGGTCTTATGTACATATACTCGGTGGATAACCGCGGAAGTCTAAAAGAGCTGCTTCAGGTGGATCCGGCAAAGACTCCGGATGGATCGATTTCCAGGCTCTCGTTCCGCCCACCAAGACATGAAGATACCGACAGAATTTACTTGGCAGTGGGTAGTGCTGACCACTCGGTGAGAATATTGAGTTTTGGAGTGGCTGAGCTAGGCATCGAGGGAAGTAATGATTTATAGATACATGTGAATGGAGTAAGCGTAAGTTTTACGGCTAGAGGTATTGTAGAATTATCTTAGAAGTATTGCAAGTATTCGTCAACTGCTTTAAGCATAATTATTAACTAACTAGATACATAATTAATTACCTAAAAGCAGCATTAGGTACCTAGATACAGCATTAATTATCTATTTACATTCAACTACCTAAATATACCATTAATTATCTATATACAGCATCACCTACTTACACATCACCTACTTACACATCACCACCTTACATTCAATTCTCCTCCACTCTCTCTAACTAGTCACGTGACGTATATTCAAGAATATGTAAAAGAAACAAGATCCAGCGCGGCAGTATTCACAGGAGCCATGCACAGATGCCTTATAAATATGAAtacaatataaatataaaagcaCCCACCAGAATAGGGGCAGTGTGCTCCCAATGTGATACGTAATGCCGTTTTTTCATTGGACAGGCAGACACCGAGGAATCAGGCTGTGGAGTCTAATTTCTTTGCAGGTAAAATAAACAGCCCGAAACCACGGCACccaaataaataacaagCAGCAAACCTTGCCGCACCTCATTTGGTGGCATCAGCCAAGTATGCAACAAGGTTGTTTCTGTCCTTGGCCTTTCTCAAACCACCAAAAGCCATCTTGGTACCTGGAATGTACTTCTTTGGATTTTCCAAGTAGTCACACAGGGTTTGTTCACTCCACTTCACAGCTGCCGACTTGTTGGCATCAGTGTAATTATAACCCTCGGCAGTACCGGAAGTTCTTCCGATAACACCATGAAGATTTGGTCCAACTTTGTGAGGGCCCCCTTTTTCAACAGTATGGCATTGGGCACATCTAGTCTTGAACAACATAGATCCCTTCTTTGCGTTACCTTTCTTGTATGGAGCAGCCATTTTTGTGTGCTTGTACTAAATATTAAGTTTTAGTTATTTCTAATTTGAATGTCtatgaagaagaaacacgtattcaagaaagagaaagagactTCAACATGAGAATTCTGTTTATTTAACTAGTCTCGGTTCCTTATTTGTCCATgagttttttttgaatttttttttatttttttctcccgcTTTCTATGCACCATCTGGATAAATTCGAATCCATTCATCCATTCTTTCTGTAGCTGCCGGATTATCGACAAAACGGCAAGAAACAAACCTCGCGTTggctcttttctttttttttaagcttaaatttttttcccaaacAATGATTTCCAATAATTTCTGTCCGGATGGTCCCATCCTTGACATTTTGTAGCTTATCCATTGGCCGGCGCTTAACCTTACCAAGGCTGTGCACCATTTATTCGAATTTCTCTGTTTAGCATATTGGTGAAGGTATAGGGTATAATTTTGGGCAATCAGGCAGAAATTAGAGATGAAACAAGCTGAAAGTGGGCGGGATCAGGATTAGGGGGTAAGAAAGTTTAGTGATTACTTGAGATGATAGCTTAGGATGATAATTTAGAATACTCCTTTcgttttcttcctttcaCACATATTGCAGAAACCGGAACTAGGCAACAAACTTCCGGCTTTAGACCAAAAGGTTTTTTGCCACTTTTCGTAGACGAAGAGAATTAATGACCTAAACGAGGATAAGGTGGACTTCGCTTTAGTTGCAAgtcagtttttttttgttccacTGCATAAACATTCGTCATTCGTTTCCCTGCCTAGCCTTGATTAGAAATTTACGTAAGCAGTTTAAATGAGGCAGCACACATGTGCGGGTATTTGCaaaaatttgtattttaCGAAATGATTTGATGTGGAGAATGTTGTAGTTGGGTTTAGTTATGTGTTTAGTTATGTGTTTAGTAACATATTTAGTGATATAATTAGTACGATTTAATGTATTCAATATTTGGTGACGGTCAATCAGTTCAGTCAGGCTTTTTCTAATTTTAAAgcatctcttttttttttttttttttttttttttttttttgcatgatTGGCTGAAAACGGTTTCTCGAGAAAACAAAGTCCTAGTTAGATGCGAGGTACCTTGCCGAGAACAGCCGTTTGGCGTTTTGAGGATAGTCATTTCCTCAATTTGAATGAATTCCGGGGTCTGAAGAAAAGCACGATCTATTTTTTGTGAGACT
It includes:
- the EFB1 gene encoding Translation elongation factor 1 beta (BUSCO:EOG092644ZU), giving the protein MSFTDFSSIDTLTKLDKFLEDKSYVEGTSATQADVTTYKAFQKAYPSFTRWFNHIASFTEEFETLPAGKASAAAADEEDDDVDLFDDDEEEDAEAEKLKAERVAAYQAKKAGKPKAAAKSLVTVDIKPWDDETDLEAMLKFVKSIKMDGLVWGSHSFVDVGFGIKKLQINVVVEDDKVSVEDDVKEKVEEDGEEWVQSVDIVAMAKL
- a CDS encoding uncharacterized protein (SECRETED:SignalP(1-17)), with the translated sequence MKLNILFTFLFLGVVRSASLFSALEECFAEPPTTNFPNVRSELVQFAEYCSLAYCMPVNALKDGNMTTACSISSCTDNTDNQQVIYQFDSDVSGLIVQDNTTQRIVLIFKGTTTLEEWAIDFATTHSKYVPYTVSEGINTVDFTCKNCKVHTGFYDATSVFMKDAFKKMVELHEKFPDFEIDVTGHSLGASLAVLAANELRLVGMDVTLINFGSPKVGDPNFASWMDDWYDTTSLTSFLKSGSGDELPTNTYTRVTHYGDIVPLVPFAVMDFSHCGSEVRISEDESTLQTRGCWSLCHELQDWDSVSTSALEAISDGNWLAALDTEEIIDHHLDYFINVGQCMISTLLSDLGISS
- the CYC1 gene encoding iso-1-cytochrome c, with the translated sequence MAAPYKKGNAKKGSMLFKTRCAQCHTVEKGGPHKVGPNLHGVIGRTSGTAEGYNYTDANKSAAVKWSEQTLCDYLENPKKYIPGTKMAFGGLRKAKDRNNLVAYLADATK